A stretch of DNA from Gemmatimonadota bacterium:
CAAGGGGCCTCCCTTATACAGGCTCCGAAGCAGACGTCGTCGAGGCGCCGGCGGGCAGCTACGTCATCTATGATGCCCGAACCTGGCATCGGGCAGGCGTGAACCGCACGGACAAAAAGCGGGCGGCGATGCTTCAGTCCGTCGTTCCCATGTACATCATGCCTTTTATGGAGACCGCTCGTCCCTATAAGGAGTTCCTTGCGAGTCCTCTGGCGAGTCAACTGACGGAGCGGGAGCATATCGAGTTGGAATCCCTTCTGGTAAGCCGAATTGATGGGCCTCAAGGGCGTTTTGCGATTACTATGGATGAGGAACTTTCCAGATGAGCGAATACCTGACACAAGGAGGAATATCTTGAAGATTACATCGGTAAAAGCAGTCCCCGCATCATCTTCACCGCAAGGCCGCCCGCCACGCAACTACATGTTTGTGAAGGTTGAAACCGATGAAGGTATCACAGGCTGGGGTGAGGCGACCGCCGGTCCGCTTAGCGTTGCAACCCAGATCGACGAGGTCGGTCAGGTGCTGGTGGGCGAAGACCCCTGGCAGATCGAGAAGCACTGGCAGACGCTCTACCATCACTTTTTTGTGCGGGGCGGTGTCGTGCAGATGTCAGCCATAAGCGGCATAGAAATCGCCCTGTGGGACATCAAAGGCCAGGCCGTGGGACTGCCCATATACGAAATGCTGGGTGGAAAGATGAGAGATCGGATCTGGTGCTATGGCAGGTGGGATGGGCCTACACCTGAAGGGGCTGCTGAAACTGCGATGAACAACGTATCAAATGGATTGACGGCGCTCAAGGGGGATCCGTTTGACCATTGCGGGCTGTTTATTCCGGCAGAAGCCGAACGCGTAGCGATTAAAAAACTGGAAGCTGTTCGCAAAGCAGTGGGTGACGATGTTGAGTTGCTCGTGGAGGTACATGGACGGCTTGCGCCCGCAGACGCCATCCGCATCGGCAATGCGATGGCCGACTGTCGGCCCTTTGTTTACGAAGAACCCGTGCCACCAACAAACCTCGACGCGATGCAACGGGTTGCCGAGGCCGTAAGCATTCCGCTGGCGACAGGTGAACGGCTTTACACCAAGTGGGAATTTACCGACTTGCTGAGCCGACAAATTGTGAAGATGATTCAGCCCGACATTGTTCAGGGTGGCGGCATATTGGAGTTGAAGAAGATTGCGGCGATGGCGGAAGCCCATTATGTCGGTTTCCAACCACACAATCCCTATGGCCCGCTGTGCACGATCGCGTCTTTGCATCTCGACGCATGCACCCCAAATTTTATGATACAGGAAGGCGGAATCAGCCCGTGGTTTCAGGACGCTTGCACGGGCGACTTCCCGGTTCAGAAGGACGGATTTCTGCCAATCCCGCCCGGCCCCGGGCTGGGCGTGGCTATGAACGAAGCGTGGCTCAAGGCAAATCCCTGGCGTGACGACGCAAATATTTGGCGGCCCCGTCCAGGTACGATCGCATCATTGCAAGATACAAAATGGGTCTAATCATCAGCACCGAGTATAGGAGAGACATCCATGCCACAACCGACTCAACAGCCCAATATCCTGTTTGTGTTTTCCGACCAGCAGCGTGCATCGGCAATGGGTTGCTACTACGGCGATGAAGATCTGGAGACACCGCACTTCGACGCATTCGCCAGGCAGGGAATGAAATTGGAAAGTGCCGTGTCAACGACCCCGCTTTGTTGCCCCTACAGGGCCATATTGATGACGGGATTACACGGCCATCGCATGGGGATAACGACCAACGGGTATCATCCGGATCTAAGTGAATATGCCCACATCGGCAAGGCTTTCAAAAACGCAGGGTACCGCTGTGGTTATATCGGCAAATGGCATTTAGGAGATGTACAACTCGATTCGGGTCATCCGATGCGTCTGGGATTCGACGAAGAATGGTTTGTACCTCTGGTATCGAGTCACGCGAGTCCCAATCGAAACTATGCGGTGAACAGCACTGAGACTGTGGTTGGAAAAGGGTTCGACAAGCCGCAGATCGAGGCCAACAGGGCCATTGAATTCATTCGAGGACAGGACGGTGGGGCGCCCTGGTGCCTGTTTCTTTCATGGTATCCCCCTCATCCCCCACTGGTATCTCCAGAGGTATATCTCGAAAAATATCGGGGACGGGACCTGAAGTTTCATCCCAATGTGAAGACCGTAGATGCAGAGGCGCTCAATCGCTTTCAGGACCATTATGCACATTATTACGGTCTCGTAACGGGCCTGGATACTGAGTGGGAACGCTTGATGCAGGCCCTGGAAGACAGTGGTCAGGCGGAAAATACCATTGTGGTGTACACCTCGGATCACGGTGAAATGCTAAACAGCCAGGGCTGGCGAGGCAAACGATGGCCTCATCGCGAATCCACCCAGATTCCTTTTCTGATTCGATGGCCAGGCAAGATTGAAGCCAACGCCACACTGGACATGCCGTTTGGCACGCCAGACATTTTTCCCACGCTATGTGGACTCGCAGGGATCAATGTGCCATCGGGGTTGGACGGGGCCGACCTGTCCGGCGTTATCCTCGGCAGCGATTCCAATGGGCACCAGCAAGAGTACGCCTATATGGCGATGCACCACGGCTTCATTCCGTGGCCCGGCTGGCGCGGGATTCGCACAGCGAAGTACAATTACGCGCGAATGGAGGAAGGACCGTGGGTGTGTTTCGATCTTGAAAACGATCCCTATGAACAGAACAACCTGGTCGAAGAGAATGGCGCGGTCGTGTCGGAACTGGATGGGCTTCTTGTAGATGCGATGAAAAAAGCGGGCGATTCCTGGCGCGATGTCGGCAGGGAAGTAGGCGATTGGCAGGAGTGGCACGGCAATAAACAGATTGGGCAACTCGGATTGGATGCTGAATACCCGGGTTCCGAGGCCATTCGAATCTGGGCAGAACGGAACAATCTTGTGTAGCGAGCGGCGACTATCGAGTACGAGCCTGGTCGTCTCTTCGTCATTTACTGGGGACATGAGCCTGGCGAGGTGAGTTGTATCCAGGGGACCTATGTTAGTCTAAAATAAAAGGAATTGAAATGAATCGCTCTGTTCTGGACTGGCCAACAGGCGTTACTGTCTATCACCCCGACCAATGTTACAACGGGTACACGCTCGTTCATGGGCGAGGACCCTGGGATCCCGTGCGTGGTATCTCGGCCGAACAGGTCAATAGATGGCACTTGATCGACATGAAGGGTCAGGTGGTTCACGCGTTCTACGGAAACCCGGCGACGCAGCGCGGCTCTCAGCTCTTTGAACGCGTTGCAAACGGCCACTATATCAGCAATGGGGCCTCGATTACCGAACAGGACTGGGATGGAAATATTGTCTGGTCTCTGTCCTCAGACTTCCGGGAGGATGCGCGACCAACGGGTTTCCATCACGACATCCAGAAGACTTCTGAACACACCTATCTCGCCATGGTCGCGGATCGCGTGGATGCCCCTCAGGTATCGCGCGTCACACTCAAAGACGATCACATCATGGAAATAACTTCGGAGGGCGAGATCGTCTGGGAATGGTGGGGGCATCACCACCTGGAAGAATTCGGATTTAGCGATCGTGCGAAGCAGATCATATTTGAAACTGGCGGGGGGCAACAGCCCGGACAGGAAGGGGACTGGCTCCATCTGAATACGCTTCACACACTTCCCGATAATCCCTTATATGATCAGGGCGACACGAGATTCAAGCCGGGAAATATTCTCAGCTGTTCCAGAAATGGAAATCAGATATTCATTATCGAGAAATCGACTGGAAATATCGTCTGGAATTGGGGCTATTTGGATCAGATGGAAACCATGTGGTTAAACGGGACCGAAGGGCAGGATCAATACCTGGTAGGTCCACACGATCCCAAAATGCTGCACAACGGAAATATCCTGATTTACGACAATGGAGGCGGTACGGGCTATCCTCCGATTAATCGATTCTACACCCGGCTTGTAGAAATCAATCCCGTGAGTGGAGAAGTCGTATGGGAATATGCTGCGGGGCCTCAGGCCAGCAAATTCCTGAGCATTGTTACCGGCGGTGTACAGCGCCTCCCGAATGGGAATACGCTAAGTCTGGATACGGACAAGGGACGGATCTTTGAAGTGACCTGGGAAGGTGAAATCGTATGGGAGTACATCAATCCGAGAGGCGGGTTCTACAGAACCCAGCGCATTGCCTACCCCGATTGCCCACTGGATTCTCCGGACCCGAAGCCAGCAGACCTCCCGGTTCCCGATCACCTCGGCCTGCCGGTATCAGATACCCTGGATTACTGCCCATCTCTCTAAAATTCGATGTCACCCTTCATCCCGACTACAGGATTATGCCCATGTCCGATTACACGTTTAAACTCGCCATGTTCACGACCGAACTGAGACTGCCCTATGACCGGGCATTTCCCAAAGCGAAAGAGATCGGCGCGGATCGCATCTGGTACGCGCCTTCGGCGGGCGACCTTCCGTTTGAAGCCATGACCGACGCGGACATGGACCGCATCGGCGCGTGCGCCGAACAGCATCAAACGGAGCTCTTCCTGCTCTGCGGAGGCCGTAAGTTTAAAACTGTGCATCTCAGCGATCTGGATCTGGACCATATGGCCGAACACCCCGAATTCCGGGAAGCCCGAGAGGAATTGAACGCCGCCATGAAGATGGCCGCCCGGCTCAAAATTCCGGCAGTGGCCACGTTTACATTTGCCTGGCCGGGTGAATATACTGCCGGTAAGCCGACCTGGCCCATGCGATGGATGACCCGCGGCGGCGTCATTTCCGATCTGGATATGGACAAACTGGTCCGGGCGTTTACGCTACTGGCCGAAGATGCTGATCGCTACGATGTGGATCTGCCGCTGTGCATGATGCCGTGGAATTACACGAATACCACGGAACACATGCGGCAGGTGATCGAGGCGGTCGGTTCACCTCGCCTGAAAACGGTCTGGGGGCCAGCGGATACCATGAATTGCGGCGAATCGGACACCGCTACCCGCGGATT
This window harbors:
- a CDS encoding TIM barrel protein; translated protein: MFTTELRLPYDRAFPKAKEIGADRIWYAPSAGDLPFEAMTDADMDRIGACAEQHQTELFLLCGGRKFKTVHLSDLDLDHMAEHPEFREAREELNAAMKMAARLKIPAVATFTFAWPGEYTAGKPTWPMRWMTRGGVISDLDMDKLVRAFTLLAEDADRYDVDLPLCMMPWNYTNTTEHMRQVIEAVGSPRLKTVWGPADTMNCGESDTATRGFQNVRPYLHTLHIKDLTVIDGLKCEFEYCPIGEGDVDFPTVLRNLRDYQIDAVISIATHFKPESGSAEEAMRINFANMKALIGGVGD
- a CDS encoding sulfatase encodes the protein MPQPTQQPNILFVFSDQQRASAMGCYYGDEDLETPHFDAFARQGMKLESAVSTTPLCCPYRAILMTGLHGHRMGITTNGYHPDLSEYAHIGKAFKNAGYRCGYIGKWHLGDVQLDSGHPMRLGFDEEWFVPLVSSHASPNRNYAVNSTETVVGKGFDKPQIEANRAIEFIRGQDGGAPWCLFLSWYPPHPPLVSPEVYLEKYRGRDLKFHPNVKTVDAEALNRFQDHYAHYYGLVTGLDTEWERLMQALEDSGQAENTIVVYTSDHGEMLNSQGWRGKRWPHRESTQIPFLIRWPGKIEANATLDMPFGTPDIFPTLCGLAGINVPSGLDGADLSGVILGSDSNGHQQEYAYMAMHHGFIPWPGWRGIRTAKYNYARMEEGPWVCFDLENDPYEQNNLVEENGAVVSELDGLLVDAMKKAGDSWRDVGREVGDWQEWHGNKQIGQLGLDAEYPGSEAIRIWAERNNLV
- a CDS encoding phytanoyl-CoA dioxygenase family protein, with amino-acid sequence SENGATCFKLGSHTLGQGPPPEWGSGNAHREEESRQARGLPYTGSEADVVEAPAGSYVIYDARTWHRAGVNRTDKKRAAMLQSVVPMYIMPFMETARPYKEFLASPLASQLTEREHIELESLLVSRIDGPQGRFAITMDEELSR
- the dgoD gene encoding galactonate dehydratase, translated to MKITSVKAVPASSSPQGRPPRNYMFVKVETDEGITGWGEATAGPLSVATQIDEVGQVLVGEDPWQIEKHWQTLYHHFFVRGGVVQMSAISGIEIALWDIKGQAVGLPIYEMLGGKMRDRIWCYGRWDGPTPEGAAETAMNNVSNGLTALKGDPFDHCGLFIPAEAERVAIKKLEAVRKAVGDDVELLVEVHGRLAPADAIRIGNAMADCRPFVYEEPVPPTNLDAMQRVAEAVSIPLATGERLYTKWEFTDLLSRQIVKMIQPDIVQGGGILELKKIAAMAEAHYVGFQPHNPYGPLCTIASLHLDACTPNFMIQEGGISPWFQDACTGDFPVQKDGFLPIPPGPGLGVAMNEAWLKANPWRDDANIWRPRPGTIASLQDTKWV
- a CDS encoding aryl-sulfate sulfotransferase, with translation MNRSVLDWPTGVTVYHPDQCYNGYTLVHGRGPWDPVRGISAEQVNRWHLIDMKGQVVHAFYGNPATQRGSQLFERVANGHYISNGASITEQDWDGNIVWSLSSDFREDARPTGFHHDIQKTSEHTYLAMVADRVDAPQVSRVTLKDDHIMEITSEGEIVWEWWGHHHLEEFGFSDRAKQIIFETGGGQQPGQEGDWLHLNTLHTLPDNPLYDQGDTRFKPGNILSCSRNGNQIFIIEKSTGNIVWNWGYLDQMETMWLNGTEGQDQYLVGPHDPKMLHNGNILIYDNGGGTGYPPINRFYTRLVEINPVSGEVVWEYAAGPQASKFLSIVTGGVQRLPNGNTLSLDTDKGRIFEVTWEGEIVWEYINPRGGFYRTQRIAYPDCPLDSPDPKPADLPVPDHLGLPVSDTLDYCPSL